In a single window of the Octopus sinensis linkage group LG1, ASM634580v1, whole genome shotgun sequence genome:
- the LOC115216171 gene encoding uncharacterized protein LOC115216171 isoform X2 — translation MRSTKVVDMGTGLFNYTSRRSKTNIWYSLWNMPDVRNEKDSLIKYKYTVGIKYSSRPGQFDSEDFNISGFFGPSVPGQHFMDEILPVRFTQPYFDCGKSNEWIVSAVSPVIDFMPRYLRYTHMRRPRIVALVTMDTYFRKIDFNACPISIGNPLPNYLAGIDRCKPTTKCKHVSGYGFKRGGYKCVCKQGYKYPSQIKPPFQGSLIEQATQEEYEYGFTCTPIQHRKVHLGKHYNTTMYRQQQSTLNTKRNIRRSTSRHRRNAYDKSNAAKIKTLMKKMGVINNINCHKQPPSSLSLSGSVIYGAEKQFESQARTALRLAHFLSSFLQNNEYNVHFGILDGGQQLQEDHIFAEVLANVMSDHKILSSAVLFDSYQFIGADGTEKALFGPWAYRNDQGFWAIDAAGLKESYLNTPGFKTAKERFRSNISELKEFHIKAFVRSNINGTYQSHFKYSDLVYKAPTFKSGRWSGPTYRCDGRIDKWVITYSVPFFSRNIYLSSVKFTGIVLIDIDLKFLDINQCHQPFYIANAFKNTALCPPSTKCSPLTGFGFGLGNYACKCKQGYEYPFEDAQTWFEGVSLELEWSKKMQGEPNRLHLLHCRVATGPNVKMSLLLLILMITTNWIAFVF, via the exons ATGAGATCCACAAAAGTTGTTGACATGGGAACAG gtcTCTTCAATTATACAAGTAGAAGGAGTAAAACAAATATTTGGTACTCTTTATGGAATATGCCAGATGTGCGTAATGAAAAAGAttctttgataaaatataaatatactgtgGGTATAAAATATTCAAGCAGACCAGGACAGTTCGACAGTGAAGATTTTAATATTTCAGGTTTCTTTGGACCAAGTGTTCCTGGTCAGCATTTCATGGATGAAATACTTCCTGTGAGGTTTACTCAACCATATTTTGACTGTGGAAAGTCAAATGAATGGATAGTCTCTGCTGTCTCACCTGTGATTGATTTCATGCCAAGATATTTACGTTATACACATATGAGGAGACCAAG aataGTGGCATTGGTTACCATGGATACATACTTTCGAAAAATTGATTTTAATGCCTGTCCTATAAGCATTGGAAATCCTTTACCAAATTATCTTGCTGGAATTGACAGATGTAAACCAACAACAAAG tgCAAGCATGTATCTGGTTATGGCTTTAAACGAGGAGGTTACAAATGTGTCTGCAAACAAGGCTATAAATACCCATCCCAAATTAAACCACCATTCCAAGGATCACTAATAGAACAAGCTACTCAAGAGGAATACGAGTATGGTTTCACATGCACTCCCATTCAAC ATCGCAAAGTACATCTGGGAAAACATTACAATACAACAATGTACAGGCAACAGCAGAGTACATTAAATACGAAAAGAAATATCAGACGTAGCACTTCACGCCATCGTCGAAATGCTTATGATAAAAGTAATGCTGCTAAGATAAAAACTCTTATGAAAAAAATGGGTGTTATAAATAACATAAACTGTCATAAACAACCTCCATCAAGCTTGTCATTGTCTGGGTCAGTAATATATGGAGCTGAAAAACAGTTTGAATCTCAGGCCAGAACAGCTCTACGTCTGGCGCATTTTCTGAGCAGTTTTTTACAAAACAATGAGTATAATGTACATTTTGGAATACTGGATGGAGGACAACAACTTCAAGAAGATCACATATTTGCTGAGGTTTTAGCTAACGTGATGTCAGACCACAAAATACTTTCTTCTGCTGTACTTTTTGACAGCTACCAGTTTATTGGAGCTGATGGAACAGAAAAGGCCCTCTTTGGACCTTGGGCTTATAGAAACGATCAAGGTTTTTGGGCAATAGATGCTGCAGGATTGAAAGAGAGTTATTTGAATACACCAGGGTTCAAAACAGCAAAAGAACGTTTTAGATCAAATATAAGTGAATTGAAAGAATTCCATATTAAAGCATTTGTGCGATCTAATATCAATGGAACATATCAAAGCCACTTCAAATACAGTGATTTGGTTTACAAAGCACCTACTTTTAAGTCTGGTCGATGGAGTGGACCAACTTATCGTTGTGATGGAAGAATTGACAAATGGGTCATCACTTATAGTGTTCCATTTTTTAGTCGGAATATATATCTCTCCTCTGTAAAGTTTAC aGGTATTGTTTTGATTGACATAGACCTGAAGTTCTTAGATATTAATCAGTGCCACCAACCATTCTACATTGCTAATGCTTTTAAAAACACTGCTTTATGTCCACCATCTACAAAG TGTTCCCCACTGACAGGTTTTGGTTTTGGTCTGGGTAATTATGCCTGTAAGTGTAAACAAGGTTATGAATATCCTTTTGAAGATGCACAAACTTGGTTTGAAGGGGTCAGTCTGGAGCTGGAATGGTCAAAGAAAATGCAAGGTGAACCCAACAG GTTACATCTTTTACATTGCCGGGTGGCAACTGGACCAAATGTGAAAATGTCTCTTCTACTTCTTATCTTAATGATAACAACTAATTGGATAGCTTTTGTATTTTAA
- the LOC115216171 gene encoding uncharacterized protein LOC115216171 isoform X1 — translation MSIRYKFFGSASPLTLYSLLLIVGMIRLSQSSLWDWQKKDKFDHLDSYMKSITEKNCHSKLKSDLLLSPDTVSQIPRYNQLLSKVFYRNRTGLVHLHNLALNRAYFHSFMLQRFNQSKDFLNLPGWLYLYMSVTANVNSHPNLVNGSSIFFDNNCHYPNWLRFLAFNKTLPLFAPSAWRYDDTRDSENFLREPTMRSTKVVDMGTGLFNYTSRRSKTNIWYSLWNMPDVRNEKDSLIKYKYTVGIKYSSRPGQFDSEDFNISGFFGPSVPGQHFMDEILPVRFTQPYFDCGKSNEWIVSAVSPVIDFMPRYLRYTHMRRPRIVALVTMDTYFRKIDFNACPISIGNPLPNYLAGIDRCKPTTKCKHVSGYGFKRGGYKCVCKQGYKYPSQIKPPFQGSLIEQATQEEYEYGFTCTPIQHRKVHLGKHYNTTMYRQQQSTLNTKRNIRRSTSRHRRNAYDKSNAAKIKTLMKKMGVINNINCHKQPPSSLSLSGSVIYGAEKQFESQARTALRLAHFLSSFLQNNEYNVHFGILDGGQQLQEDHIFAEVLANVMSDHKILSSAVLFDSYQFIGADGTEKALFGPWAYRNDQGFWAIDAAGLKESYLNTPGFKTAKERFRSNISELKEFHIKAFVRSNINGTYQSHFKYSDLVYKAPTFKSGRWSGPTYRCDGRIDKWVITYSVPFFSRNIYLSSVKFTGIVLIDIDLKFLDINQCHQPFYIANAFKNTALCPPSTKCSPLTGFGFGLGNYACKCKQGYEYPFEDAQTWFEGVSLELEWSKKMQGEPNRLHLLHCRVATGPNVKMSLLLLILMITTNWIAFVF, via the exons ATGTCGATAAGATATAAGTTCTTTGGCTCAGCATCTCCTCTGACCCTGTACAGTTTGCTTCTCATCGTAGGAATGATAAGACTTAGTCAGAGCTCACTATGGGACTGGCAGAAAAAAGACAAGTTTGATCACCTTGATAGCTATATGAAAAGTATCACTGAAAAGAACTGCCATTCGAAACTGAAATCTGATCTTCTCCTATCTCCAGACACTGTTTCACAGATACCACGATACAACCAACTCTTGAGCAAAGTTTTCTATCGCAACAGAACTGGATTAGTTCATCTCCACAATTTAGCATTAAATAGAGCCTACTTTCACAGTTTCATGCTGCAAAGGTTTAATCAATCGAAGGATTTTCTTAATCTACCTGGATGGTTGTATCTTTATATGAGTGTCACAGCTAATGTTAACTCTCACCCTAACCTTGTCAATGGAAGTTCCATATTTTTTGATAACAACTGTCATTATCCAAACTGGTTGAGGTTCTTAGCTTTTAATAAAACTCTACCTTTGTTTGCACCATCAGCCTGGAGATACGATGATACAAGAGATTCAGAAAATTTTTTGCGTGAACCAACAATGAGATCCACAAAAGTTGTTGACATGGGAACAG gtcTCTTCAATTATACAAGTAGAAGGAGTAAAACAAATATTTGGTACTCTTTATGGAATATGCCAGATGTGCGTAATGAAAAAGAttctttgataaaatataaatatactgtgGGTATAAAATATTCAAGCAGACCAGGACAGTTCGACAGTGAAGATTTTAATATTTCAGGTTTCTTTGGACCAAGTGTTCCTGGTCAGCATTTCATGGATGAAATACTTCCTGTGAGGTTTACTCAACCATATTTTGACTGTGGAAAGTCAAATGAATGGATAGTCTCTGCTGTCTCACCTGTGATTGATTTCATGCCAAGATATTTACGTTATACACATATGAGGAGACCAAG aataGTGGCATTGGTTACCATGGATACATACTTTCGAAAAATTGATTTTAATGCCTGTCCTATAAGCATTGGAAATCCTTTACCAAATTATCTTGCTGGAATTGACAGATGTAAACCAACAACAAAG tgCAAGCATGTATCTGGTTATGGCTTTAAACGAGGAGGTTACAAATGTGTCTGCAAACAAGGCTATAAATACCCATCCCAAATTAAACCACCATTCCAAGGATCACTAATAGAACAAGCTACTCAAGAGGAATACGAGTATGGTTTCACATGCACTCCCATTCAAC ATCGCAAAGTACATCTGGGAAAACATTACAATACAACAATGTACAGGCAACAGCAGAGTACATTAAATACGAAAAGAAATATCAGACGTAGCACTTCACGCCATCGTCGAAATGCTTATGATAAAAGTAATGCTGCTAAGATAAAAACTCTTATGAAAAAAATGGGTGTTATAAATAACATAAACTGTCATAAACAACCTCCATCAAGCTTGTCATTGTCTGGGTCAGTAATATATGGAGCTGAAAAACAGTTTGAATCTCAGGCCAGAACAGCTCTACGTCTGGCGCATTTTCTGAGCAGTTTTTTACAAAACAATGAGTATAATGTACATTTTGGAATACTGGATGGAGGACAACAACTTCAAGAAGATCACATATTTGCTGAGGTTTTAGCTAACGTGATGTCAGACCACAAAATACTTTCTTCTGCTGTACTTTTTGACAGCTACCAGTTTATTGGAGCTGATGGAACAGAAAAGGCCCTCTTTGGACCTTGGGCTTATAGAAACGATCAAGGTTTTTGGGCAATAGATGCTGCAGGATTGAAAGAGAGTTATTTGAATACACCAGGGTTCAAAACAGCAAAAGAACGTTTTAGATCAAATATAAGTGAATTGAAAGAATTCCATATTAAAGCATTTGTGCGATCTAATATCAATGGAACATATCAAAGCCACTTCAAATACAGTGATTTGGTTTACAAAGCACCTACTTTTAAGTCTGGTCGATGGAGTGGACCAACTTATCGTTGTGATGGAAGAATTGACAAATGGGTCATCACTTATAGTGTTCCATTTTTTAGTCGGAATATATATCTCTCCTCTGTAAAGTTTAC aGGTATTGTTTTGATTGACATAGACCTGAAGTTCTTAGATATTAATCAGTGCCACCAACCATTCTACATTGCTAATGCTTTTAAAAACACTGCTTTATGTCCACCATCTACAAAG TGTTCCCCACTGACAGGTTTTGGTTTTGGTCTGGGTAATTATGCCTGTAAGTGTAAACAAGGTTATGAATATCCTTTTGAAGATGCACAAACTTGGTTTGAAGGGGTCAGTCTGGAGCTGGAATGGTCAAAGAAAATGCAAGGTGAACCCAACAG GTTACATCTTTTACATTGCCGGGTGGCAACTGGACCAAATGTGAAAATGTCTCTTCTACTTCTTATCTTAATGATAACAACTAATTGGATAGCTTTTGTATTTTAA